TGGTAGACTTTATCGGACGAAATCTCGAGGCCGTCTAAAGGAAAGAGTTAGGCAGGGAATCATAAGTGCATCGGCTTCAGATTAtcattcttctttctctttttcgtCTATGCTGTAGCTTTCATGTCAGAGCTGAGCTCGTCAACACAGGAAGACTACTTTTCCTAAGGTTTTCGAGTAAGTTCGCATTCCGCTCATGCATCTGTCTAGGCTGGCATCTTTCTCCTAGGCTTTTATGTCCCTCACTTTGGTCCAATCACTTGTATTGCAGGTCTTCTTCGCATTGTGTATGACGGGACTCAGAATTTCGCAGTCCGAACTCCTCGCAAATGTCAGTCAAGCCAAGAGTTCAGTTGCTTCCGTGTTCGAAATCTTAGACCTAAAAGTCTAAGATCGATGCTAGCAACAACCGTGGAATTCCCTAGTGAATGTGAAAGGAGACATCAAATTTCATCACCTGAAATTCAAGTCTCCAACTAGACCTGAACTCCTAGTATTCAAAGACTTCTGCTTGTTCATCCATTCTGGTCAGGTACAGCAAATACAAGTTAGGtcatttttctctgttttttcacTATAGATACGCTTCATCTGATGCAGAGGCTCGTAAGCTCAAACACTCGCTAAGAAATAATTTCATGTGTCTCATCTCATGTACTAGACAGTTGCTTTGGTTGGAGAAAAGCGGGAGTGGAAAATCGACAGTAATATCTCTGCTTCAGAGATTTTATGACCCTGATTCTGGTCGAATAACCTTGGATGAAGCCAATATATGCGAGCTAAACTTGGAGTCGTTAAGGGGTCAGATGGGTCTGGTGAGCCAAGAGCCTGTCCTGTTTAATGACACCATCTGTGCTAACGTCGCATATGGTAAAAGGGCAATGCAACGGAGGCGCGATTGTAGCGGCAGCAGAGTTAGCCAATGCTCATAAAGGCTTAATCTGTCAACATCCTTCTAAGATTTCAAGAGTCTTCATTTGGGTTGTTAGTTATTACTGACCATGACATTGTAAAAATACACAGGGTTACGGTACAACAGTGGGCGAAAGAGGCATTCAGGTGTCTGGCGGGCAAAAGCAATGGGTGGCGATCGCCAGAGCCATAGTGAAAGACCCGAGAATCTTACTCCTCAATGAGGCCACGAGTGCTCTTGACGTCGAATCTGAGCAGGTGGTCTAGGACACGTTGGATAGAGTCATGGCGAGCCGGACCACATTGGTGGTGGCTCATCAGTTATCAACGATCCGCCGTGCGAATGTCATCGTGGTGCTCAAAGACAATGACCCTGATCAACATGAGAAATGGAATCTATGCTACCATGATAGCACTACAGGATACAGTTGCTTCAGTCAAATGAGGCTAGTGACTCAATTTGGCCGTCTTTTTCATTACAACTGAAGTCTTGAGTCTGCATCTTGTATATAAGCCCCAGTCACTGAGGAACATCAGTGTCCGATGAAGATGTTAAGAAAGTCTCTGAGAAAAAAGTTTCTGGTCCTCAAGTTCGATGCTGTTGGAGAAGTGTGAACAAGATGGAGACTAAAGTTGGGCCTTTAACATCAGAAAATGCCCCTCACCAGCCGAGACCGTGTCCTTCAATTGAATGCATTTGTTTGGAACAAGAAATTGGTAATTTTAGCTTCACTCCTTGACAATTTATAGTCAACCCAAACTTGCTTTTCTTGCAAGCCCAATTCAAGcttccactttttctttttcttggcttCCCCGTAATTTACTCAAAGCTCTCAACAACATTTTATTGATGGGTGACTCCTCTATTTGGTTTGTATTTAATCGATGGGGACTTCCACATGCCCTCAAACATGTTATTTGCTTATACGGTCCCTCATGACGTGTCCCTGCCAACTGTCGCCGGTGGCAAATGGTTTTAGGGCAATTCAAGAatccatcttttctttctcagtTTATTTTTCAGTAGGTTTCTTCACTTCTTGCGTAAAGCAAAAGCCTAAACCACTTTTTATGATGAGCATTATTCATAGCAGAAACCTTCCCACTGAGAGAGAAAGCATGACAAAGATAGAAACAAAGGAATTGCAGGTGGGATAAAATATGATTAACAATGCATGCCTATGGTTTAACTCTTTAAAATGGGCTGGACTTTCACCTTTGATTTCGGTTTAAGGACCAAATTAAAGTGGGATTCTAATAGATTACGTGAGATCTAGTGACAAATTTCTCATTCCCGTAGATTTAAGTCAAAATTAAGCTGATTCGGCTTAGATTTAGGGAGTAACTTGAGAGATTTGAAAGTATTTACAATGAGGCCGAAAGGAACTTTGACACTTGAAAGAATAGAAGTTTGACTTCACAGATCGTTTTGCCTTTCGGATGCCATAAGGATCTAGCTTTAAGATTATGTCTGCTGGTTCAAAGGAGTGTGGTTAACGCTCTAATTTGTGTAATCATAGATTGATTGCGGGGTTACATCCCAAATCACATCATCCATaagttcatgaaaattgtataaTTGAGTGGACCCTTTGGATGGATCAATTGATGTATAAGAGAAGTATATCATCTCTAATTTACCGAAGactgattatttctttttcatctttcaattcGGTAATTCAAAAAGACTAGTTCATTCAAGCAACAAAGCAAAGGATGCAAAAGTGATGTGTTCATCGAACCGTTTCAATCATTCTGTTCTTATTTTCAAAGAATTGTACGGTCTAAATTAGATATTCCTTGACTGAAGAAGTTTCGGTGTCCCCCATCAACCGTTTAGTGAGTTGTCACATCCTCTACAGATGGCAAGAGCTGGAACAAGATTAATTACACTATAATCACGTGGGCTCATTCCATTAGAACCCAAATGGTCCTAAGTACCATGAAATTAACGCAAAATCTGGAAACGAAAGTTGCCCAAATGAGGCCATTCTTTTCTCCATCTTAAATCACAATCACCTCAACGAACTTCGCTTCGTTTGATGTGAAAACCACAACCAACAAGAAGAAACCAACCAATTCCACTATGCACAAAACCTCCGGGGTTATATTCATCAAGAGGTTGTAATCCTACAGCTCCATTGTCCCACTTCTTCCCCCACCTTTTCAGCTCATATATATGTAGATCCAAAACTTTTAGTCCATTTCAAGAACTCCAAGGTAATCACTCCTTGATTGCTTTGTTTGATACCGAATATCGATATCGATATAGATACGCATCTAACGTGGGCGTGAAACTATGTATGCACGCATCGCGATCTGCTACCTATTGCAGGTTCTTCTTTGGGTGAAGGAGAGGATAAGAGTTCAGCACAGACTCCGTTCGATTGCCGGTATGTATTTTTCAGAGCAAGGTTCTAAGCATCTTTCATTCTGATACAGTTGTtcttttagataaattaaaaacgCACAAAAGTTAGTAGAAAGATAAACCAAAGTTTTATCTTGTTGCTTCTATTTAGCTCGTCCTGGTTCCTCTCCTTTCCTCTGTGATGAGACTTTAGTAGGGTTCTGTTATCTTACTAAAAAGAGAAGTAACTGTTGAAGCAATATATTGAGATAATTACTTTAAATGCAGAAGATGGTAGAGTTGATCATTGGATGGATCTGGGACTCAGTAGAACTAGGCTTGCTCATCAACTAACAAACTTTAACATCTTTCTGCTTTAAGTGGGCCATCTAGCTTACTAGGGCCCTGCTACTAGACCAAGCTAGACTTGTAACTAGAAGATCGTTGAGGAATGTCTTTAGGTCCTTGTAACATGGGGAGATCTAAAGTCGCCAAATCTGTACATGCGAATTAGACACATGTCACAAGTTCGATTCGTCATATCATCAAGTATAATGACTTGCACGTTTGTGCTGCCAATTTAGTGTCAATCCACATCGAGCCATGGAATTTCTCTCATTCCTCTCCACTGTAGCCAGGCGAATCATATGGTAATGGTTACGAGGGTCTTGTCAAGTGAGTTGTCTTTATTGCAACTCGAACTCGTGACCATGTTTTCCGAAGGAATTAGCACCCGGCATTTTACCAGTCGCCACAATTGGTAAAGTAAGCGGCTGAATGAGGTATCAAAAACTCTTCGATCATTTCGATTGAACCTCGGCTCGACTGGACAAACCCTTCTTCCAAGTATACCGTGCAATTATCGGGCGCCACCTTCCGAGCTACCTTTTCAAAAGTTTGTTCACGAGGCATGGTACTACAGTGCCTGGAGACACCTATTTTACCACAGAAGAAGGACGCGCTTGGAGTTTCTCATTTGTCATTCTCGAACGTAGTAGGATCCCTGCACGAATTGCAGTCGTAAAGGCAGTAAAGAAAAATGGGTTTAGACTATAAAGTAAGTACTCTGATGTACCGTAGAATTTGTCCTTAGAATTTGTCAGCTCCTGCCAGTTTTCAAGAACCAATTCTCTAGGGCAAACTCTTGCAGTCACATGCAGCTTCCTTCCCCCACGCTCCTGATAGTACCTAAGCAATGAGTTCCTGCTCCGTTCACGGgtcattcctctctctctctctctctctctctcatgaatgCTCCTTTGATCAGTCAACATCATCCTCATCAACAATGGAGACGACAGGTTGTCGCCTCGTACTATTCTTTATCAAGCAAAGAACCAATCAATCTTTCCCTCACACGTTACAAAACGTTTGGAgcgcaaaaagaaaattgacgtGCACGGAGACGCTGATCCCATCGCTCGAATGATGTCCCGAGCAAGCATGCCCGCATGCGACGAAGAGGACACCTGCGATGCTGCAACATCACGCATCGCTCTTGCAATTTCCTATAAGAGATGGGGGTTTTTGCTTGTAGGACTGACCTAACTAAATTGAGATTCCGAATGAGGGGGGTTTCATATGTGCACTGAAATGTGAGTTCACGTTCTGGGCATCAATTAGGTGTTCTATGAAGTGGTGGTGGATCCAGTCTCAATGTAGTATGATGTTTTATGTTGGTTAAGTCAATTTGTGAGTAATTTATTTGCACCGTTGGTtgccaaaatataaaatcagCAGTCGGTCCttcctcctttttattttatttttattttatactaTTAGACTTCGAATTTTTCCAAGAAGATTTCATGTATAACCCAAGCATATGTTTTAAATATTCTACATGCAActacaaatggaaaaaaaatcagaatatatataaaaaaaaaattgccaattaaTCAACCAATCTCGAACCTTATAAATTCGAgttttaaatcattttcaagtatttcataaatctcttgccttttctttttacgACAATGAAAGCTGTATTCTCATGCTATTTAttatttactcaattttttttactatatatCTTTATAAGTAAGCGTGCGCTGTTTTcagtggaaaagaaaatgaatatttttggGATTGGCAGTTATAGTGAACTTCTTGGCAAGATATTCTAGCAGAATCTCTTGAGATTAGGGAACAAGAAAAGGTATTTTTTACTACAAAGCATCTCCAGTTTGTTGCGAGGTTTTCTATGTATGTGAAagagaatttatttatttattttgaattcgAATCTTTGTGTGAACAAGGTTGAGGACAAGACAAAATTCTCTAATCCCATCACTATTCTGTTTTTGTTGATCATTATTTAATAGTTTCACATTCCAAAAGTTTCCTACAAGTGCTTCTTTTCTACCATATAAGTTGGTCTAATAATTAGCGTGGACGATAAGACAAATAAAACATtatgttaaaaatttaaacctaaaGTTCATGGGACATTACAGAAAATTATGAATGTGAAATGATTAACTAGGGACCCTCAtgttttttcttcatcaattgcCATTCTTTATATGGTGATGCTTTTCTTAATTCCTAATTATCgcaaaaaatttatttccatCCATTCCTTGGTTTATACATAAAATGATGTCATTAATCTCTTCTAACATGGGTTTGGTATGTGTGCAAAAATTTAATCAAGGGCTCACCCTAATGTCATCTTACAGATAACCAATGTAGAAAAATGGAAACCATTCAATCACATGTTTCTTGCATGGCAGGTCCTTGATTAAATCCACCAAATGGCACTATTACAAATGTTCCATAACTTATAAccaagtaaaattaaaaagtttattcCGATGTAAATTGGCACTTTCTCACCAACCCCATTATATATAAAGTAGACTTAAATGAGAATGAGTGGAGTTCCTACTACATCCATTAAATTCAATTTACTTGACTTAGAACCAACTACATGTTTTGGAgtaatcatcaatcaatcaaacacCATAAGGAATACCCTCTTTAGTGGAAATTATACTGTTGCAATGATTAGACCACACgccataaaaataaagaacatttTCTTTACCTAATTTAAGGCCCGCAGATTTTTTAGCGGGCCTCGTACTGTCGACTTAAATTagcaaaaggacaaaaaaaaaaaaaaacaaagaaacttgGTCTCATTGTACTGCGCTTTGTCTGCTTTGTATTAAGGGCCCATCTCAATCATTTGCCGTCCGACCGCCTCATGATGGGCAATGGATTAGTTTAAATTTCTCAGTGAATTCTCTAATGCTGCAGAAAGTAAAGGAATAGGTTATAGATTGCTTCCAAATTAATGGTCCAAGATGATAactatatttgaattctaaatgaCATACTCATTATTCTGCTTGTGGTAGTATAGTAATCACATTCGACAATTAGCATGACACATTAGactaataatatttaaatgaatTATGTCATGTGAAGTCTCTTGGAGGTGTCAATTAGAAAAATAGATGgacttgaaattttattaattgtatGAATCATATTAGGAGTAGTCTcattatataaaatttcaaaaacagTATATTTGTATCGTATTTATTTTGAACTaattttcttataataaaaattccatATGCCTGGTTAAGGTACGCCTGGTTCTGGGTtgtttttctttgcttcttgagattttgaCCCCTTGCTTAAATTTTCTacatccaccaaaaaaaaaaaaaggtcaagaATTCTAATAATCAAAATGAATTGGAATTTGTGAATTGGCATGTACTTCATCGGTTGACATTGTTTAATTGCAAATacccacctttttttttggggggggtggttCAAAGTAAATACCTACTACAGAAGACCATTATTGTGGGATATAAGGGGAcaccaaccaaagaaaaaaaatgaaaaaacatcaACAGTTAGCACAGCAAAACTCAGGTTTTTGTACTTCCTGTCTCCATATATTCATTCATTGAAGTGCTGAAAAAGCTGATCTGCACAAAATTTCCCCATCACAACTCTAGGGGATCTTCCCCTTTCTAGGTATCCCCCAAAGGCTCAGTAGCTTGGGTTCAAATACAGCTACTTTGCCCACCACCGTTGCTACATTGCTTGCTTCTCTGGGAGGTGACCACCAAGAAAAGATTTAGCAATAATGGCTTCCCGTTGTCTGGACGTGGAGGGGTCAATGAGCAGGGGAGAGAAGGAACAAATTGGGTCTTTTGTTCTCTTGTGGGTTTCTTCTGTGGATATTTCTTGTGGGTTATTTCCTGAATCATTATGAGCGAGATAGTCAATCGAGAACACTGACCCCGTGAAGCAAGGCTGACCCGTCTCCCCCGCGGGTCTCACATAATCCTGTTCCCATTAAACTTCCATCCACGACAACCAAAAGAGCTTGTCCCtctgtttttttgctttttgcagGTTTTTTCTTGGGTCAAGTTGCGAGCTTGGGAGCCATGAAGCAAGAAACACCGCCCAGAACGACGCCAGCAGCGAAGCTGAAGGCAGAATTGGCGGCAATTACTCGACTTCGCATTCCACCACACCTTCGCGTTTCAGAGCCACCCCGAAGGTTAAGGAGCCGTTGAAGCTGGCGGGTGATGTTCTGAGAGACAGAGCAAGGTCAGTGCCTCCAGATGTGAAGAACGATTCGAAGGCCCAGGGTCTCTTTTGCTCAGAACCCCCAAATCTGGAGACATTGCTGCGGGATCTCAACAGGGTAGGGAGCTCGAGGAGGCGAAGACCGGGGGTCGACCCGGGCTGGCCCGCGCGGTTGTCGAGCAGTTCGCTCGGCCACGGCGGCTGCGGCTGGGTGCGAGTTCTGTCACTAGCACTAGCAGGAGAAACGAGGATGGAGTGATGGATGGGAATAAGAAGAAGTGCGAGGAATTGCAAGAGAAGTTCGAGTTAACTGAGAATTTGGTCAAGTTTGCAGAGTGAGGTGTTGGCTTTAAAGGCAGAACTGGAAAAAGCACTGAGCTTGAATGTGGAGTTGGACTCAAAGAACAGGAAGCTTACGGAGAAACTCGCTGTTGCTGAGGACAAAGTAGCAACTCTCAGCAGCTTTGATCAGGTGAGAGTCTAAGACCAAATTTTGGCATGATATTGTGGTTTGGTTTATAGTTTGAAGTAAAAACATGCTCGAATcacctactctctctctctctctctctctctctctgagcccTTCTTATCATTTCAATCTGGAGTACATGCTCCAATTCTGTTGTGGAAATAAGATAATCCTTTGATGGTTGCATGATATAATTCAGTCTGTAGGCAAAACCACCCCTCCATAAATTTAAGAATTGAAAGT
This region of Eucalyptus grandis isolate ANBG69807.140 chromosome 8, ASM1654582v1, whole genome shotgun sequence genomic DNA includes:
- the LOC120287392 gene encoding uncharacterized protein LOC120287392, with translation MKMLRKSLRKKFLVLKFDAVGELHCPTSSPTFSAHIYVDPKLLVHFKNSKVLLWVKERIRVQHRLRSIAGFFLGQVASLGAMKQETPPRTTPAAKLKAELAAITRLRIPPHLRVSEPPRRLRSR